Proteins found in one Oryza glaberrima chromosome 4, OglaRS2, whole genome shotgun sequence genomic segment:
- the LOC127771691 gene encoding glycosyltransferase BC10-like encodes MKPGLLKSRRSSAGDEEEGSGGSGGLPTATRKEWCWSLGILLKAVAALLILMAGVLIGLAASASLSCYYVEGSGKQAEARRGDGGGGEGGSRCRDDGCGAALSFQRFVQPHPPWGHSMKDEELFWRASMAPRVEEYPYQRVPKVAFLFLTRGPLPFAPLWERFFHGHEGLYSVYVHALPEYRLNVSSSSPFHGRQIPSGDVSWGSITLVDAEKRLLANALLDFSNERFVLASESCVPVFNFPTVYEYLVNSAQSYVESYNIDVPQCAGRYNPRMAPDVLEEQWRKGSEWFEMSRDLASDIVADRKYHAIFRKHCTPSCYPDEHYIPTYLHLRHGTRNANRTVTWVDWSRGGPHPARFGKATVTPAFVQAIRNNGTRCAYNGKPTTVCYLFARKFAPSALGPLLNMSTTLLEF; translated from the coding sequence ATGAAGCCGGGATTGCTGAAGTCTCGGCGGAGCAGCGCcggggacgaggaggagggatctggcggcagcggcggcctccCCACGGCGACACGGAAGGAGTGGTGCTGGTCGTTGGGGATTCTCCTCAAGGCCGTGGCGGCGCTGCTGATCCTGATGGCCGGCGTGCTGATCGGCCTGGCCGCCAGCGCGAGCCTGTCCTGCTACTACGTCGAGGGCAGCGGCAAgcaggcggaggcgcggcgcggagatggaggcggcggggaaggggGGTCACGGTGTCGCGACGACGGGTGTGGCGCGGCGCTGAGCTTCCAGCGGTTCGTGCAACCGCACCCGCCATGGGGGCACTCGATGAAGGACGAGGAGCTGTTCTGGCGCGCGTCCATGGCGCCGCGCGTGGAGGAGTACCCGTACCAGCGCGTGCCCAAGGTGGCGTTCCTGTTCCTGACGCGCGGGCCGCTGCCGTTCGCGCCGCTGTGGGAGCGGTTTTTCCACGGGCACGAGGGGCTCTACTCCGTGTACGTGCACGCCCTGCCAGAGTACAGGCTGaacgtgtcgtcgtcgtcgccgttccaCGGCCGGCAGATCCCGAGCGGCGACGTGTCGTGGGGCTCCATCACGCTGGTGGACGCCGAGAAGCGGCTGCTGGCGAACGCGCTGCTGGACTTCTCCAACGAGCGGTTCGTGCTCGCCTCCGAGAGCTGCGTGCCGGTGTTCAACTTCCCGACGGTGTACGAGTACCTGGTGAACTCGGCGCAGAGCTACGTGGAGTCGTACAACATCGACGTGCCGCAGTGCGCGGGGCGGTACAACCCGCGCATGGCGCCCGACGTGCTGGAGGAGCAGTGGCGGAAGGGGTCCGAGTGGTTCGAGATGAGCCGAGACCTCGCCTCCGACATCGTCGCCGACCGGAAGTACCATGCCATCTTCCGCAAGCACTGCACGCCGTCCTGCTACCCGGACGAGCACTACATCCCGACGTACCTGCACCTCCGCCACGGCACGCGCAACGCCAACCGCACAGTCACCTGGGTGGACTGGTCGCGCGGCGGGCCGCACCCCGCGCGGTTCGGCAAGGCCACCGTCACGCCGGCGTTCGTGCAGGCCATCCGCAACAACGGGACGCGCTGCGCGTACAACGGCAAGCCCACCACCGTGTGCTACCTGTTCGCCCGCAAGTTCGCGCCCAGCGCGCTCGGGCCGCTGCTCAACATGTCCACCACGCTCCTCGAattctga
- the LOC127771296 gene encoding UDP-glycosyltransferase 92A1-like — MTAATSKNVVVLFPFPGHGHLAAFLSFAGVLHRALPDVAITLVSTPRNVASLRRATSAGHDSFLLHELPFVPADHGLPAGWESSDGVPHNRFPDFLEALEVLQPAFDDFVAGATAAGDVAVCVVSDPFLAWTVTVARRRGCAHAFFVSCGAFGSAVVHSLWSHLPIRPDEAGRILLPEYPDVVIHRSQVSSNVLHPPTAVKHRVEAFFGRQIQLGYKTDALLINTVEEFEPTGLAMLRRTFRLPVIPIGPLVRASTKTTSPETDATAGAITSFLDSHPPSSVLYVSFGSQFSIQAEHMAELAAALEATGRPFVWAVKPPDGHNINGEIQPKWLPDGFEERVTATKKGLLLHGWAPQVGILAHHSTGAFLSHCGWNSVLESMTHGVPIIGWPLAGDQYYNAKMLDEEWGVCLRVEGARGDMDMSAIIVDKATLVAVVETVMSPTAKAAEMRQRARAIKEIMEAAREGGHGSSANQALEEFFKTMKLNG; from the coding sequence ATGACGGCAGCAACTAGCAAGAACGTCGTCGTGCTGTTCCCCTTCCCTGGCCATGGGCACCTCGCCGCCTTCTTGTCCTTCGCCGGCGTCCTCCACCGCGCCCTCCCAGACGTCGCCATCACCCTCGTCTCGACGCCACGCAACGTGGCCAGCCTGCGGCGAGCCACGTCGGCAGGACATGACTCCTTTCTATTACACGAGCTGCCGTTCGTGCCGGCCGACCATGGCCTCCCGGCGGGCTGGGAGTCCTCCGACGGCGTCCCCCACAATCGCTTCCCGGACTTCCTCGAGGCCTTGGAGGTGCTCCAGCCGGCCTTCGACGacttcgtcgccggcgccaccgccgccggcgacgtcgctgTCTGCGTCGTCTCCGACCCGTTCTTGGCGTGGACGGTGACCGTCGCGCGGCGCCGCGGGTGCGCCCACGCCTTCTTCGTGTCGTGCGGCGCGTTCGGCAGCGCCGTCGTGCACTCGCTCTGGAGCCACCTCCCCATTCGCCCCGACGAGGCCGGCCGGATCCTCCTACCGGAGTACCCCGACGTGGTCATCCACAGGTCGCAGGTGTCCAGCAACGTGCTCCACCCGCCCACGGCCGTGAAGCACCGCGTCGAGGCGTTCTTCGGGCGGCAGATACAGCTGGGGTACAAGACGGACGCGCTGCTCATCAACACCGTGGAGGAGTTCGAGCCCACCGGGCTCGCCATGCTCCGGCGAACCTTCAGGCTCCCGGTAATTCCAATCGGCCCACTCGTGCGCGCCTCCACCAAAACAACCTCGCCGGAGACGGACGCCACAGCCGGCGCCATCACCAGTTTTCTCGACTCCCACCCTCCGTCGTCGGTGCTCTACGTATCGTTCGGGTCACAGTTCTCCATCCAAGCAGAGCACATGGCGGAGCTGGCCGCCGCACTGGAGGCCACCGGCCGGCCGTTCGTCTGGGCCGTGAAGCCGCCGGACGGGCACAACATAAACGGCGAGATCCAGCCGAAGTGGCTTCCCGACGGGTTCGAGGAGAGGGTGACGGCGACCAAGAaaggcctcctcctccatggatgGGCGCCGCAGGTGGGGATCCTGGCGCATCACTCCACAGGAGCGTTCCTGAgccactgcgggtggaactcggtGCTGGAGAGCATGACGCACGGCGTGCCGATCATCGGGTggccgctcgccggcgatcAGTACTACAACGCCAAGATGCTCGACGAGGAGTGGGGGGTGTGCCTCCGCGTGGAGGGGGCACGGGGGGACATGGACATGAGTGCCATTATTGTGGACAAAGCGACGCTGGTTGCCGTGGTGGAGACGGTGATGTCTCCAACGGCGAAGGCGGCCGAGATGCGGCAGCGGGCGAGAGCGATCAAGGAGATCATGGAAGCTGCACGGGAGGGTGGACATGGCTCGTCGGCAAATCAGGCATTGGAGGAGTTCTTCAAAACAATGAAGCTGAACGGCTGA
- the LOC127769346 gene encoding uncharacterized protein LOC127769346 has translation MISGQRHWDLGFEERSPKAYQDTLCLALARDNPSRGTDYTTGNLVHGALTSLRLFTKQHRQPLLKIAMRNPANQSSPVPISCCFQSTSLVHASIEGYGDRNG, from the exons ATGATTAGTG GTCAGCGTCACTGGGATTTAGGCTTTGAAGAAAGATCTCCTAAGGCATATCAAG ATACTCTGTGCCTTGCCCTGGCACGGGATAATCCTTCACGTGGCACAGACTACACCACCGGCAACCTCGTCCATGGCGCACTCACCTCCCTAAGACTATTTACTAAACAG CACCGTCAACCTCTTCTCAAG ATTGCCATGCGTAACCCTGCCAATCAGAGCTCTCCTGTGCCCATATCCTGTTGTTTCCAGTCGACATCCTTGGTTCATGCCTCAATTGAAG GTTATGGAGACAGAAACGGGTGA
- the LOC127769685 gene encoding UDP-glycosyltransferase 92A1-like — protein MPSDGNLRIVLFPFPAQGHFSAFLSLAAHLHDAQPTADISIVSTPRNVEGLRRRSSSQTRYLRFHALPFVPAEHGLPGDAESTDAVQPLHFITLFEATESRSLQDSFDGFVRDLIADAGADAARVCVIADPFLAWTTDIARRRGVAHAIFVSCGAFGSVVYHSLWNHLPHLRAPGDDAFCLPDHPEVTVHRSKLPPYLLHADGTDRWSAHHRRQTSAGYDTDAILISTMEELETTGLRMLRRTMGVPVYPIGPLVRRRTEHSDHTGDHNDDYVKRWLDTQEERSVLYISFGSYNSLRPDQMVDLAVALELTGRPFIWAIRPPFGFDIEPTNGGQFSAEWLPEGFEERMHAKNIGLLIHGLAPQVSILAHASTGAFLSHCGWNSVLESMAHGVPIIAWPLTADQFFNAQMLEEWGACVEVSRGSWPDSPALERERVVEVVDMAMGITAKADKIRQSVKEIQGMISRTLEDGGSSKTALEEFLKLHGRIMLKKG, from the coding sequence ATGCCCAGCGATGGCAACCTCCGCATCGTCCTCTTCCCGTTCCCGGCGCAGGGCCACTTCTCCGCCTTCCTCTCCCTCGCTGCCCACCTCCACGACGCCCAGCCCACGGCCGACATCTCCATCGTCTCCACCCCGCGCAACGTGgaaggcctccgccgccggtccaGCTCCCAGACGCGGTACCTCCGGTTCCACGCCCTGCCGTTCGTGCCCGCTGAGCACGGCCTGCCCGGAGACGCCGAGTCGACCGATGCCGTGCAGCCCCTCCACTTCATCACGCTGTTCGAGGCCACCGAGTCGCGCTCGCTACAGGACAGCTTCGACGGCTTCGTCCGTGACTTGATCGCCGACGCCGGAGCAGACGCTGCCAGGGTCTGCGTCATCGCCGACCCCTTCCTCGCGTGGACGACCGACATCGCCCGCCGGCGTGGCGTCGCGCACGCCATCTTCGTGTCCTGCGGCGCGTTCGGCAGCGTGGTGTACCACTCGCTGTGGAACCACCTGCCGCACCTGCGTGCGCCCGGTGACGATGCGTTCTGCCTCCCGGACCACCCGGAGGTTACTGTCCACCGGTCGAAGCTTCCGCCGTACCTACTCCACGCCGACGGCACGGACCGGTGGTCggcccaccaccgccggcagACATCAGCCGGGTACGACACCGACGCGATTCTCATCAGCACGATGGAGGAGTTGGAGACGACCGGGCTGCGCATGCTCCGGAGAACGATGGGCGTCCCGGTCTATCCCATCGGCCCTCTAGTGCGTCGCCGGACGGAGCACTCCGATCACACCGGTGACCATAACGACGATTACGTCAAGAGGTGGCTCGATACCCAAGAAGAGAGGTCAGTGCTGTACATCTCATTCGGGTCTTATAACTCGCTAAGGCCTGACCAGATGGTTGACCTCGCCGTGGCACTGGAGCTCACCGGCCGGCCGTTCATTTGGGCTATCCGTCCGCCGTTCGGGTTTGACATCGAGCCCACCAACGGTGGCCAGTTCAGCGCCGAGTGGTTGCCGGAAGGGTTCGAGGAGAGGATGCATGCCAAGAACATTGGGCTTCTCATCCACGGGTTGGCTCCGCAGGTGAGCATCCTCGCGCACGCGTCCACCGGCGCGTTCCTGAGCCACTGCGGCTGGAACTCTGTGCTGGAGAGCATGGCGCACGGCGTGCCAATCATCGCGTGGCCGCTCACGGCGGACCAGTTCTTCAACGCCCAGATGCTGGAGGAGTGGGGCGCGTGCGTGGAGGTGTCCCGCGGGAGCTGGCCGGACTCCCCGGCGCTGGAGCGTGAGAGGGTGGTCGAGGTCGTGGATATGGCGATGGGGATTACGGCGAAGGCGGACAAGATACGACAGAGTGTGAAGGAGATTCAGGGGATGATTAGTCGAACTCTGGAGGACGGTGGTTCGTCCAAGACAGCATTGGAGGAATTCTTGAAGCTGCATGGTCGCATTATGCTCAAGAAAGGCTGA